The following coding sequences are from one Streptomyces dengpaensis window:
- a CDS encoding CinA family protein produces the protein MNSVATEVLRLLTVRGETLAVAESLTGGLVAAEITATPGASKAFRGSVTAYATELKHELLGVDATLLAQRGAVDPQVAAQMAVGVRKALGADWGIATTGVAGPEPQDGHPVGTVFVAVDGPSSSSFDAAGGGKVIPLRLNGDRAEIRMESVRSVLALLLKELAGEQTGNERAQDTEQNGGF, from the coding sequence GTGAATTCCGTGGCCACTGAAGTGCTGCGACTACTCACGGTGAGGGGCGAGACGCTCGCCGTCGCCGAGTCGCTCACCGGTGGTCTGGTGGCGGCGGAGATCACCGCGACGCCGGGCGCGTCCAAGGCCTTCCGGGGCTCCGTGACCGCGTACGCCACCGAGCTCAAGCATGAGCTGCTGGGCGTCGACGCCACTCTGCTGGCCCAGCGCGGTGCGGTGGATCCGCAGGTCGCGGCCCAGATGGCAGTCGGCGTGCGCAAGGCGCTCGGTGCGGACTGGGGGATCGCGACCACGGGCGTCGCCGGTCCCGAGCCCCAGGACGGACACCCGGTCGGCACCGTCTTCGTGGCCGTCGACGGGCCGTCATCGTCGTCATTTGATGCCGCTGGTGGCGGGAAAGTGATACCGCTGCGGTTGAACGGCGACCGGGCGGAAATCCGTATGGAGAGTGTACGGAGCGTACTCGCACTGCTCCTGAAGGAGCTTGCGGGCGAACAGACTGGGAATGAGCGGGCACAGGATACGGAACAGAACGGGGGGTTTTGA
- the rimO gene encoding 30S ribosomal protein S12 methylthiotransferase RimO has product MPERRTVALVTLGCARNEVDSEELAGRLEADGWQLVEDAEEADVAVVNTCGFVEAAKKDSVDALLEANDLKGRGRTQAVVAVGCMAERYGKELAEALPEADGVLGFDDYADISDRLQTILNGGIHASHTPRDRRKLLPISPAERQSAGEEVALPGHGAPSDLPQGVAPVSGPRAPLRRRLDGAPVASVKLASGCDRRCSFCAIPSFRGSFISRRPSDVVNEARWLADQGVKEIMLVSENNTSYGKDLGDIRLLETLLPELAEIEGLERVRVSYLQPAEMRPGLIDVLTSTPNIASYFDLSFQHSAPDVLRAMRRFGDTDRFLELLDTIRAKAPQAGVRSNFIVGFPGETEADLAELERFLTGARLDAIGVFGYSDEEGTEAATYENKLHEDVVAERLARVSRLAEELVAQRAEERVGETVYVLVESLDGDEGAYGRAAHQAPETDGQVLFTSGEGLTVGRIVEAKVVGTEGVDLVAEPLLGSLPCTEEAGR; this is encoded by the coding sequence ATGCCTGAACGCCGTACCGTCGCACTCGTCACCCTTGGCTGCGCCCGTAACGAGGTGGACTCGGAGGAGCTCGCAGGCCGCTTGGAGGCGGACGGCTGGCAACTCGTGGAGGACGCCGAGGAAGCGGACGTCGCCGTCGTCAACACCTGTGGCTTCGTCGAGGCCGCCAAGAAGGACTCCGTCGACGCCCTCCTAGAAGCCAATGATCTCAAGGGACGTGGCAGAACCCAGGCCGTCGTGGCGGTGGGCTGCATGGCCGAGCGGTACGGCAAGGAGCTCGCCGAGGCGCTGCCCGAGGCCGACGGCGTACTCGGCTTCGACGACTACGCCGACATCTCCGACCGCCTCCAGACCATCCTGAACGGCGGCATCCACGCCTCCCACACCCCGCGCGACCGGCGCAAGCTGCTGCCGATCAGCCCGGCCGAGCGGCAGAGCGCCGGTGAGGAAGTGGCCCTTCCCGGCCATGGCGCCCCCTCGGACCTCCCCCAGGGCGTGGCCCCGGTGTCGGGGCCCCGCGCGCCCCTGCGCCGCCGCCTCGACGGCGCGCCCGTCGCCTCGGTGAAGCTCGCCTCCGGCTGCGACCGGCGCTGCTCCTTCTGCGCCATCCCGTCTTTCCGGGGTTCGTTCATCTCGCGCCGCCCCAGCGACGTAGTGAACGAGGCGCGCTGGCTGGCCGATCAAGGCGTCAAGGAGATCATGCTGGTCTCCGAGAACAACACCTCGTACGGCAAGGACCTGGGCGACATCCGCCTCCTGGAGACCCTGCTGCCCGAGCTCGCCGAGATCGAGGGCCTGGAGCGTGTGCGGGTCAGCTACCTGCAGCCCGCCGAGATGCGTCCTGGACTCATCGACGTCCTGACCTCGACGCCGAACATCGCGTCCTACTTCGACCTGTCCTTCCAGCACTCCGCGCCCGACGTGCTGCGCGCGATGCGGCGCTTCGGCGACACCGACCGCTTCCTGGAACTGCTCGACACCATCCGCGCCAAGGCCCCGCAGGCCGGTGTGCGGTCCAACTTCATCGTGGGCTTCCCCGGCGAGACCGAGGCCGACCTCGCGGAGCTGGAGCGGTTCCTCACGGGCGCCCGCCTCGACGCGATCGGTGTCTTCGGGTATTCCGACGAGGAGGGCACCGAGGCGGCGACGTACGAGAACAAGCTGCACGAGGACGTCGTCGCCGAGCGCCTCGCGCGCGTGTCCCGGCTCGCCGAGGAACTGGTCGCGCAGCGCGCCGAGGAGCGCGTCGGCGAGACCGTCTACGTGCTCGTGGAGTCCCTCGACGGCGACGAGGGCGCGTATGGCCGTGCCGCGCACCAGGCGCCCGAGACGGACGGCCAGGTGCTGTTCACGAGCGGCGAAGGTCTGACCGTCGGCCGTATCGTCGAGGCCAAGGTGGTCGGTACGGAAGGTGTAGACCTGGTGGCCGAGCCTCTCCTGGGCTCACTCCCGTGTACTGAGGAGGCGGGCAGATGA
- a CDS encoding helix-turn-helix domain-containing protein: MILLRRLLGDVLRRQRQRQGRTLREVSSSARVSLGYLSEVERGQKEASSELLSAICDALDVRMSELMREVSDELALAELAQSAAATEPVPAPVRRPMLNSVSVTGVPPERVTIKAPTEAVDVVAA, encoded by the coding sequence ATGATTCTGCTCCGTCGCCTGCTGGGTGACGTGCTGCGTCGGCAGCGCCAGCGCCAGGGCCGTACTCTGCGCGAAGTCTCCTCGTCCGCCCGAGTTTCACTCGGCTATCTTTCCGAGGTGGAGCGGGGGCAGAAGGAGGCGTCCTCCGAGCTGCTCTCCGCGATCTGCGACGCGCTGGACGTACGGATGTCCGAGCTCATGCGGGAAGTGAGCGACGAGCTCGCCCTCGCGGAGCTGGCACAGTCGGCTGCGGCCACCGAGCCGGTGCCCGCACCGGTGCGTCGCCCGATGCTCAATTCCGTATCGGTGACCGGTGTGCCACCGGAACGGGTCACGATCAAGGCGCCTACCGAGGCGGTCGACGTCGTCGCTGCCTGA
- the pgsA gene encoding CDP-diacylglycerol--glycerol-3-phosphate 3-phosphatidyltransferase: MTGVPASAAGGSPSAKGAAGASGAPGGAKPVRGGKLGAAAVNQASLWNIANILTMIRLVLVPGFVVLMLADGGYDPAWRAWAWAAFAVAMITDIFDGHLARSYNLVTDFGKIADPIADKAIMGAALICLSSLGDLPWWVTGVILGRELGITLLRFVVIRYGVIPASRGGKMKTLAQGTAVGMYILALTGPLATLRFWVMAVAVVLTVVTGLDYVRQAIVLRKRGIAERQAAAEEAER, from the coding sequence ATGACCGGAGTCCCGGCATCCGCGGCGGGCGGCTCTCCCAGCGCCAAAGGTGCGGCCGGCGCATCTGGTGCTCCGGGTGGCGCGAAGCCGGTGCGAGGCGGGAAGCTGGGCGCTGCGGCCGTCAACCAGGCCAGCCTCTGGAACATCGCGAACATCCTGACCATGATCCGGCTCGTCCTGGTGCCGGGCTTCGTGGTGCTGATGCTGGCCGACGGCGGGTACGACCCCGCCTGGCGCGCCTGGGCCTGGGCGGCCTTCGCCGTCGCCATGATCACCGACATCTTCGACGGTCATCTGGCCCGCAGCTACAACCTCGTCACCGACTTCGGCAAGATCGCCGACCCCATAGCGGACAAGGCGATCATGGGGGCGGCGCTGATCTGCCTGTCCTCGCTCGGCGATCTGCCGTGGTGGGTGACGGGAGTGATCCTCGGGCGGGAGCTCGGCATCACCCTGCTGCGCTTCGTGGTGATCCGTTACGGGGTCATCCCCGCGAGCCGCGGCGGCAAGATGAAGACGCTGGCCCAGGGCACGGCGGTCGGGATGTACATCCTGGCGCTGACGGGGCCGCTGGCCACCCTGAGGTTCTGGGTGATGGCCGTGGCGGTCGTCCTGACCGTGGTCACCGGGCTCGACTACGTGAGACAGGCCATTGTGCTGCGCAAGCGCGGAATCGCTGAGCGGCAGGCGGCGGCCGAGGAGGCGGAGCGGTGA
- a CDS encoding Dps family protein, with amino-acid sequence MYVVKSPLSDADLKTVSVALQGALVDLVDLALVAKQVHWNVVGPRFRSIHLQLDEVVDSARRYSDIVAERLSTLGVPPDGRAGTVAASSGIGATPEGWVKDTAAVKTLVDALGVVITRMRERLEATGEADPVSQDVFIGVTADLEKHHWMFQAENG; translated from the coding sequence ATGTATGTCGTGAAGAGTCCGTTGTCCGACGCGGACCTCAAGACCGTGTCCGTGGCGCTGCAGGGCGCGCTGGTCGACCTGGTGGACCTCGCCCTTGTGGCGAAGCAGGTCCACTGGAACGTGGTGGGCCCGCGCTTCCGCTCCATCCATCTGCAGCTCGACGAGGTCGTGGACTCCGCGCGTCGGTACTCCGACATCGTGGCGGAGCGCCTCTCGACGCTGGGTGTGCCGCCGGACGGGCGGGCCGGGACGGTGGCCGCCAGCAGCGGCATCGGGGCTACGCCCGAGGGCTGGGTCAAGGACACGGCCGCCGTGAAGACGCTCGTGGACGCGTTGGGCGTGGTGATCACGCGGATGCGTGAGCGGCTGGAGGCGACCGGGGAGGCGGATCCGGTGAGCCAGGACGTCTTCATCGGGGTCACGGCCGACCTCGAGAAGCATCACTGGATGTTCCAGGCGGAGAACGGGTGA
- a CDS encoding helix-turn-helix domain-containing protein, producing the protein MSIGNSPDGNSPEDERPFEDDHEPEQLSIGHALRQARIDAGLTVDDISNATRVRVAIVHAIEQDDFAPCGGDVYARGHIRTLARAVDLDPAPLLARYDAERGGRPTPTPAAPLFEAERIRPERRGPNWTAAMVAAIVAVIGFVGFTVAQGSDSGDDTKNQVAEGATPTTSKPAAKPTGTKPTDPKPDPSDSAIAAAPQDKVTVQVSAVDGRSWISAKDHNGRMLFDGLLKQGDSKTFQDSSKINLILGDAGAIQLYVNGKKIENDFQPGAVERLTYTKGDPEVG; encoded by the coding sequence GTGTCCATCGGCAACTCCCCTGACGGCAACTCCCCAGAAGACGAGCGTCCGTTCGAAGACGACCACGAGCCCGAGCAGCTCTCGATCGGCCATGCCTTGCGGCAGGCACGCATCGACGCCGGGCTGACGGTCGACGACATCAGCAACGCCACCCGGGTCCGCGTCGCCATCGTCCACGCCATCGAGCAGGACGACTTCGCCCCTTGTGGCGGCGACGTCTACGCGCGCGGGCACATCCGGACCCTGGCACGCGCCGTGGACCTCGATCCCGCCCCGCTGCTCGCCCGGTACGACGCCGAGCGCGGTGGCCGCCCCACACCGACGCCGGCGGCCCCGCTCTTCGAGGCGGAACGTATCCGCCCCGAGCGGCGCGGGCCGAACTGGACGGCCGCCATGGTCGCCGCGATCGTCGCGGTGATCGGCTTCGTCGGGTTCACCGTGGCTCAGGGCAGCGACAGCGGGGACGACACCAAGAACCAGGTCGCCGAAGGGGCAACGCCGACCACCAGCAAGCCCGCGGCCAAGCCGACCGGGACCAAGCCCACCGACCCGAAGCCGGACCCGTCCGACAGCGCCATCGCGGCCGCCCCGCAGGACAAGGTGACCGTGCAGGTCAGCGCCGTGGACGGGCGCAGCTGGATCTCGGCCAAGGACCACAACGGCCGGATGCTCTTCGACGGGCTGCTCAAGCAGGGCGACTCCAAGACCTTCCAGGACAGCTCGAAGATCAACCTCATCCTCGGTGACGCCGGAGCGATCCAGCTGTACGTGAACGGCAAGAAGATCGAGAACGACTTCCAGCCCGGCGCGGTCGAGCGCCTCACGTACACGAAGGGCGACCCCGAGGTCGGATAA